In Macrobrachium nipponense isolate FS-2020 chromosome 13, ASM1510439v2, whole genome shotgun sequence, the DNA window ttgtaatttttggtTTTCAAAAAGAAGTCGTATAAAGTAGTGAGCAATGTTAGGCTTGTAATTTACTCCAGGATACAGTTCTTGTGCTGGAAAGAAATATGAAACCAAACTGTAATAACTAAGGGAGAAAAAAACTTGCACAATATTTATAATGCAGGTGAAGAAAATACCAGTAACACAAAACAAGATATAATTGTCATTCAAAACAAAGATAGTGAATACTGCGTTAGTATTCACTATGAATTTCCTATTGAAGTAAAATCTTAAAGTTACAGCACCTGATCTATAAGCATAAAACAAAATGGTAATTTGCAAGTGTCTTTTGGTTTtatcctaataaaatataaaacacccATAAAAAAACAGTAAGCAGAATTTACAAGTATGAAAATGACAGATAAATACTGGAAAAATAATCTACAACAACTTACAGTAACctattttcacaaattttattCACCTAAATTAAGTATTTACTCCCTAACCTGCTGAGATTCTACAAATTCACATTGAGATGTATCAAAGGTCTTCAATTCTTTTTACAGTATAATTGCAAATAGCCTTCTTGATGCTAATGCTGATTATGATACAGTACTGGGTAATTTAAATCAATTATCTTTGCCTACTTTTCATAACTTCATTTAGATGTATGTATACAGCAATACATATCATTCTATTGTATTTGAGTaagcttcatttatttatcattctcTTTGGTCTGTTGCCACTTTTTCTGTATAAGCAGATTTGTCTGTATTAAGAGCTTCCTAGGTTATTAGCATTTACTTCAACGGGTAAATCCTTAGGACAAGCCAAATGTGAATTTAGAAAAGTGACTCTGGTTTTGCCGAGATACATGTGAAAACAAAGGCTATGTATCTGAGACTcataaagatagaaaaaatgaaaaacaattccgGACAACTCACCCAAAGCAATAAAAGGCCTGGGGTCCATCATAAAGTAGTGAATGTCAAAAATTGCCTCAGGATAAGGAAGATTGTATTTCTGGAGGTTGTCATATAAACCAGTTCCTGGAGTTCTGAAATAATATTTAGCACATGTACTAATTGTAAAACCATTTCTAAAATATTCCATCTATAACATAATCAGATAACTCCATTGGATTATTTCCTTATAAAATCTATAGATGTGATTTAGTACCATGTActgttaaacaaaataataatacagtatcGCCTCTAATATTCAGCAAAATAATTGGGTACCTTCTCAAATATACATTACTTTGGGTATTGTTCAAGAAGTTAAGAAAAAACGAATAAGAGGAAGTTTGGAgcaaatactacaggaaaatataTGGTACTTCAATGTTACATATGTCTCCACAGTAATCAGCATCTTCTTCAAAGTAGGAAGCTTAAAATTTAGGTGAGTGAATACAGATGAGCATCTACCACAAATGCCTCAATGGAGACTGAAAGTACAAAATGCAGCTGCAATTCCACAACAAAGAAATAATTACGAGATACTGGAAGCCTACTGTTCACTTATGATTGATGAAATGTTTCTTGCCTTTGATTATGGTATATTGATGACGAAAATTGAATAGTACTTATATTTGTGATGGAAGATGGCTTAGAAGATTCGATAAGATTTCCTAATTGGGCAGCAAATAGCACTTTTAAAGTTAGCCTAACACTATATTACCAGCTGTACTACATCCATATTCAACAAGGTACATTTAGTATTCTCTGCATTTTTTGCTCTTCTTCCAGtgtcaaaataaaattagaatgtcTGGCTATTCATACATTTGTTGTTGCAACTAAAACCTCAACCCAAAATCTCTGTTGACAGACTTTGAAATAGGAGCTCagaaaggttttgaagaaatgTTTCCAAAAGCACCAATAAGCTCATGCCATTTTCATTTATCAAAGTCTATTTTCAAAAAATCTGTGACCTAGGGTTAAGACAGCAATAGTCGAGAGAAGATGAagatttcagtttaaaaaatagGCATATTCCTGTATTATCATTTCTACCTGTAAGGGACATTGCTGATGGCTTTATTTATTTGTCCAATGGTTGTGATTTGCCCCAAAATTTActgaaaattgtaaaatgatGTACATTGGCCATGAAAGAGGAAGATAAGGAATAAGGATGTCACCAAGTTTTTCTCTAGAGTCCTGGAATGTTTGAGATAGCTTTAAACCAGTTGCCCAGATCTAGCAATAGTTTAGAGAAGTTGCATAATGCTTTGCAGTTTTCGGTAACCTGCCAACACCGCTCTATCTGGATATTAACTGATGCATTAAAGAGGTAGGCcattgcattacagaaaaaaattgtttttcaaagAAGAATTCAATGTcacaagaataaaaatgcaaaaagtaaACAGGCAAGTAAGTAAATCATGGCATTATTAGAATGGAACTAtggtaaaatactgaatggccaCCTCTACGAAagtgcgaccaccttcccgaaaatcggaaattatggccttaatttgtgacttgggagtaAAAACTTACTTCatgaggaaagtagaggtctagAGGTGTTGCTTTGAAGGAAGCTGGCTCTTGACTACCTAATATCTATCCTAGGTTACAGGACGTGTtaagtacttttttgggaaggtggtcgcgctacagAAGAGGCCGGCCATTTGGTATTTCATCCTGGTAAAAATGCAAATAAGTAAATCATGGCATTAGGTATTACCTAGAAAGGTACTGTAAACATTCCTAAAggcaaaataaatttcttaaaggGGATAgcttttgatttactttttgaaaacatattttgccCGTTTGGATGTTACACCCTAAATGACTTAGGTATAGGCTGAAACGACCTGGACTGATACCTACTAGTAGGTAAAGCACCTGAAGGCTCACCCACCTAAAATCTGGAATTCCTGAGGGAGTACTTATGCCAGCTCCTGCCATAACCAAAATGTTCGTTGCATTACACTTGATCATGTCAGCCACCTCTTCATAAATCTTATCagactcgctactactactatctGAGGTCGAGAAGCACCTCGCTTGGCTGGAGGCCGTTGACCACGGTGGGTGGTGGTTTATTACGCCCGAATACTGCTGCTGTGCGGTCCTTAAAATACTGTAAGACGTAGGGGGAAGCTTTTGAGGAACGCCAGAACAACATAGCAACCACTTTCCAATCTTACGGTTTTTATTATTCAAGTTTATGCCTCTGGAGAAGAGGCGGACTTGATCACACGATAAGCCAGTCGTTTCGAAAGCCGAGTCGGTTAACGGAGACTTTATGCTTTGTAACTTTGTAGAATTGTTAAGGATGCTACTATACTGCCTATAAAACGTTCCATTGTGTCTGCCTAAGGATAAATTTAAGCCTTTGTCGATTAGACTGACGTAATTTCTGGTAGGAAGACGCATAGGTCGAACCGAAGCACGTAAGACGGCAATCTTACTGTGACAATACATGTTTGTTATTACATCAGATATATATGCGCAATTTAATATGAATAATCCTGATGTGCACCAGCTGTGAGGACCAGCTATGACCCTCACTGCGTGATTTATAACGTAGATAATGGGCCGTGGTACATTGCAGTCTACTATTCCACCATTCGTAAAcacagtaatagtagtagtaactgGATTAAAGTACCTAAACAAAAGCTCAAACTCGTTGATGTTATACTTGCTTATACAGGGTGGACAATAATGATGGGACACATTTTAAATGCTATTTTCTCGGTTTATTTTATAAGTGATACACATGAGTTTAACATGTTATCTAAGATTTGAATATTACATCCGCGAGGTGGTTACCATCACAACGAAAACGTTCGAGAGCTCGATTTCTCATATCACGTAAAATGcggtttatttgattttcctttgatTGTGA includes these proteins:
- the LOC135225842 gene encoding NAD-dependent protein deacetylase sirtuin-3-like, with amino-acid sequence MYCHSKIAVLRASVRPMRLPTRNYVSLIDKGLNLSLGRHNGTFYRQYSSILNNSTKLQSIKSPLTDSAFETTGLSCDQVRLFSRGINLNNKNRKIGKWLLCCSGVPQKLPPTSYSILRTAQQQYSGVINHHPPWSTASSQARCFSTSDSSSSESDKIYEEVADMIKCNATNILVMAGAGISTPSGIPDFRTPGTGLYDNLQKYNLPYPEAIFDIHYFMMDPRPFIALAQELYPGVNYKPNIAHYFIRLLFENQKLQKLYTQNIDGLERMAGIPETKLMEAHGTFATASCTLCSKIYPGEKVKEAILNGEVPLCLETKCKGKVKPDIVFFGENLPMQFWNYHTEVHFTDLLLVIGTSLEVYPFAGIADAVSRQTPRVLINRELVGSFGTRANDYMLLGDLTSSVKRLVKSIGWENELKDLTKDH